The following coding sequences lie in one Spirosoma sp. KUDC1026 genomic window:
- a CDS encoding glycoside hydrolase family 3 N-terminal domain-containing protein, translating to MRNNVVRSLLVVGLLSISLLTTFGLTRPGRLLWHRIAHSRKVHKAHKRPNTTPVSRTTAAPYVAGPAAKPVEVFALPDSGQTWVDSVFRTLTPEQKIGQFFMVATFSNRNENHYQYIDHLIQNYNIGGLIFFQGGPYRQAVLTNRYQAESKIPLLVGIDGEWGLGMRLDSAMDFPRQMSLGAIRDNQLIYRMGAEIGRQCQRLGIHINFAPVSDVNSNPANPVIGTRSFGESKENVALKASAYMRGLQQTHVIATAKHFPGHGDTNVDSHHTLPTVSRSSEQMRDIDLYPFRKLIADSLMGVVTGHLHVPVIDNTPALAATLSEKIVTELLKKELGFRGLVFTDALNMGGISRSPKAMDVNLRALIAGNDILLYPENVREAAQHILNAIQQGVISQEFIDEKVKKILRAKYWVGLNHYKPIQLGGLSAEINSPEAELLKQELCEQSITVAKNQDDLLPFKRLDTLRLASVAIGAEAGNVFQKTLNQYAPFHTLAFPEKPISDTELNSMMAQIGDANTVVISFHHMSESANRKFGLTKASLDLISRLKQKGTKVVVTVFGSPYSMPLFTGADALVCAYQEMDDMQKVAPQILFGGLGSRGMLPVSTGEFKVGMGDLVSPEGRLSAGSPESVGMKSATLAKIDAIVQGAVKSKVVPGCEVLVARKGKIVYSKNFGALTYSPGAPKVTDETLYDLASLTKVLATLQSVMVLYDRKAIDITQKASVYLPELRGTNKQNITLQDLLWHQSGMVSFYPTTWDRTRTPGGGLKAQFYNPTPDSLYTLQVAPNLWGVPALRDSVWKWVVQSPMSRKLDESGKAAYVYSDLNFLMLQKIVERVSRQPLDKFVTENVYKPLGLHQLGFTPLQRLKNPICAPTEQDTYYRNQLLVGTVHDQMAAVQGGLSGHAGLFGNAREIATLLQMNLQKGTYGVQRILNPMTVPFFTQTLSNRSHRALGWDKPNPESSTSVYLAPQASSRSFGHTGFTGNVVWVDPDEELVFVFLSNRIYPTAGNNSINTTKLRRRIHELIYSSIDQ from the coding sequence ATGCGTAACAACGTTGTCCGGTCGCTGCTTGTCGTCGGTCTGCTGTCCATCAGTTTGTTAACCACCTTTGGTCTGACCAGACCAGGGCGTTTGCTTTGGCATCGCATTGCCCACTCCAGAAAAGTACATAAAGCCCACAAACGGCCAAACACGACACCGGTTTCCCGAACTACGGCGGCTCCTTACGTTGCCGGTCCGGCAGCGAAACCTGTCGAAGTATTTGCCCTGCCCGACAGTGGACAGACCTGGGTAGACAGCGTCTTTCGCACGCTGACCCCCGAACAGAAAATCGGGCAGTTTTTTATGGTCGCTACGTTCTCCAACCGGAACGAGAACCACTACCAGTATATCGACCACCTCATTCAGAACTACAATATTGGCGGCTTGATTTTCTTTCAGGGCGGTCCCTATCGGCAGGCCGTTCTGACGAACCGTTATCAGGCGGAGTCCAAGATCCCGCTGCTTGTTGGTATTGACGGCGAATGGGGATTAGGCATGCGGCTGGATAGCGCCATGGATTTCCCCCGCCAGATGTCGCTGGGTGCTATCCGTGACAATCAGCTGATTTACCGGATGGGTGCCGAAATCGGTCGGCAGTGCCAGCGGCTGGGTATTCACATCAACTTTGCTCCCGTTTCGGACGTGAACAGCAACCCGGCTAATCCAGTCATCGGCACACGTTCGTTCGGCGAATCGAAAGAGAACGTAGCGTTGAAAGCATCGGCTTATATGCGGGGGCTGCAACAGACTCACGTTATCGCGACCGCCAAACATTTTCCCGGTCATGGTGATACGAACGTCGATTCTCACCACACCTTACCTACCGTTAGCCGCTCGTCGGAGCAGATGCGCGACATCGATCTGTATCCATTTCGGAAACTCATTGCCGACAGTCTCATGGGTGTGGTGACGGGGCATCTGCACGTACCGGTTATTGACAACACCCCGGCTCTGGCCGCTACGCTATCCGAAAAAATCGTTACGGAGCTGCTCAAGAAAGAACTGGGTTTCCGGGGGCTAGTCTTTACCGATGCGCTGAACATGGGCGGCATCAGCCGCTCACCTAAAGCGATGGATGTTAATCTACGGGCACTGATTGCGGGGAACGACATTCTGCTTTATCCCGAGAACGTCCGGGAAGCCGCCCAACATATCCTCAACGCCATTCAACAGGGCGTTATTTCGCAGGAGTTTATCGACGAAAAAGTCAAGAAAATTCTCCGGGCAAAATACTGGGTTGGCCTGAATCACTACAAACCAATTCAACTGGGCGGGTTGTCGGCAGAGATCAACTCGCCCGAAGCCGAGTTGCTGAAACAGGAACTTTGTGAGCAGTCAATCACCGTTGCCAAGAACCAGGATGATCTGCTGCCATTCAAGCGGCTGGACACGCTGCGGCTGGCCTCGGTAGCCATTGGAGCCGAAGCGGGTAACGTTTTCCAGAAAACGCTCAATCAATATGCTCCCTTTCATACGCTGGCCTTCCCCGAAAAACCTATTTCGGATACGGAGCTGAACAGCATGATGGCGCAGATTGGCGACGCGAATACGGTTGTTATCAGCTTCCACCACATGAGTGAGTCGGCCAACCGTAAATTTGGTTTGACGAAAGCATCACTCGACCTCATTAGCCGGTTGAAGCAAAAAGGGACTAAGGTTGTCGTTACGGTCTTTGGCTCGCCCTACAGCATGCCGCTGTTTACAGGAGCCGACGCCCTGGTTTGCGCCTACCAGGAAATGGACGATATGCAGAAAGTCGCTCCGCAAATTCTGTTTGGCGGACTGGGCTCGCGGGGTATGCTGCCCGTATCGACGGGAGAGTTCAAAGTGGGGATGGGCGATCTGGTCAGCCCCGAAGGTCGTCTGTCGGCGGGTTCGCCCGAGAGCGTTGGCATGAAATCGGCCACGCTGGCCAAAATCGATGCCATCGTTCAGGGAGCGGTCAAGAGTAAGGTTGTTCCTGGTTGTGAAGTACTGGTAGCCCGCAAAGGCAAGATCGTTTACAGCAAGAACTTCGGGGCTCTGACTTATAGTCCCGGCGCTCCTAAAGTCACCGACGAAACGCTGTACGATCTGGCTTCGCTGACCAAAGTGCTGGCTACGCTGCAATCGGTTATGGTGCTGTACGACCGGAAAGCCATTGATATTACCCAGAAGGCATCGGTTTATTTACCCGAATTACGGGGTACGAATAAACAGAATATTACGTTGCAGGACCTGCTCTGGCACCAATCGGGTATGGTATCATTCTACCCCACCACCTGGGACCGTACCCGGACGCCGGGCGGTGGTCTGAAAGCGCAATTCTATAACCCTACCCCCGACAGCCTGTACACGCTTCAGGTGGCGCCCAATCTGTGGGGAGTGCCTGCCCTGCGGGATTCCGTCTGGAAATGGGTTGTTCAGTCGCCGATGTCGCGCAAGCTGGACGAATCCGGTAAAGCAGCCTACGTATACAGCGATCTGAACTTTTTGATGCTTCAGAAAATTGTGGAGCGCGTATCCCGTCAACCGCTAGACAAATTCGTCACCGAGAACGTCTACAAACCACTAGGACTGCACCAACTGGGCTTTACACCCCTTCAACGGTTGAAAAACCCGATCTGTGCCCCTACGGAGCAGGATACGTATTACCGGAATCAATTGCTGGTTGGTACGGTGCATGATCAGATGGCGGCCGTTCAGGGTGGGTTATCGGGGCATGCCGGTCTATTCGGGAATGCCCGGGAGATTGCTACGCTGCTGCAGATGAACTTACAGAAGGGGACGTATGGAGTACAGCGTATCCTGAACCCAATGACGGTTCCTTTTTTCACACAGACGTTGAGCAATCGGAGTCACCGGGCGCTGGGCTGGGATAAGCCCAATCCAGAAAGTTCGACCAGCGTTTATCTGGCCCCTCAGGCGTCGTCGCGTTCATTTGGTCATACCGGCTTTACGGGGAATGTTGTCTGGGTTGATCCTGACGAAGAACTGGTTTTTGTTTTTCTGTCGAACCGGATTTATCCGACCGCTGGCAACAACTCAATCAACACGACCAAACTACGCCGGCGAATCCATGAGTTGATTTACAGCTCCATTGACCAGTAG
- a CDS encoding T9SS type A sorting domain-containing protein has protein sequence MKKTAFIWTRFVPALLLAGSISGLATAQKAKSTTPKSAENEMNVRVIERNGNEVREIERTYRIDGLSDPERDKLVMKLVDSLKAAHKGDGRRQMTIIVDDNNGDRIVTRERNGRVPGDALARRNWQPKTNTGPFGDNRTWRYELRRGADSLALNLDRLQFQFKDLDRQFVRPFEDWNRNMNSKPSTIRGLDAYPNNPDHNQLNLRFTAPAKGDVNIIVTNTKGKEVARRELKDFSGEFIGQIDLGKNSQGTYFVTVTQNEDGAVKRIVVD, from the coding sequence ATGAAAAAAACAGCTTTTATCTGGACTCGGTTCGTTCCGGCCCTCCTGCTCGCCGGTAGTATTAGTGGATTGGCCACAGCGCAGAAAGCCAAATCAACCACGCCAAAGTCTGCAGAAAACGAAATGAACGTTCGGGTCATTGAACGCAACGGGAACGAGGTTCGTGAGATTGAACGTACATATCGCATCGACGGTTTGTCTGACCCTGAACGAGACAAATTGGTAATGAAACTGGTAGACTCGCTGAAAGCAGCGCACAAAGGTGACGGCCGCCGGCAGATGACAATCATTGTCGATGACAATAACGGCGATCGAATTGTAACTCGGGAACGTAATGGTCGGGTCCCCGGCGACGCGCTGGCCCGGCGCAACTGGCAGCCCAAAACCAACACTGGTCCGTTTGGCGACAACCGCACCTGGCGCTACGAGCTTCGGCGGGGAGCGGATTCACTTGCGCTCAATCTGGATCGGCTACAATTTCAATTCAAGGATCTGGATCGGCAATTCGTTCGCCCGTTTGAAGACTGGAATCGAAACATGAATAGCAAGCCGTCGACCATTCGTGGTTTAGACGCGTATCCCAACAATCCGGATCATAATCAACTTAATCTTCGTTTTACGGCTCCCGCTAAAGGCGATGTAAATATCATTGTTACGAATACGAAGGGCAAAGAGGTAGCCCGTCGGGAACTCAAGGATTTTTCGGGTGAGTTTATTGGCCAGATTGACCTCGGTAAAAATTCGCAAGGAACCTACTTCGTCACTGTTACTCAAAACGAAGACGGAGCCGTCAAACGCATAGTCGTTGACTAA
- a CDS encoding sensor histidine kinase yields the protein MSKQRIRWIVALMTVGLLGLVGLQLYWIASALRLQQEQFAYKVTDALQEVVRTLERQEILYQTKQQIHSQEQQERLMAIAKKDEKKTPAKAVESALPSQREKQIASSSRSSYTSSQPERQVSQPATGIAPAGAMVVQSDVLHPTVRPLTTEQMMIVEEFFRQQDELMALGDWQTRLAQQQQFDRWLEYIMNDELHRINEQVAAKSAKQKADALATKERLRRIAQANKARRKDSIEKVSAEMAGVNRPANMSQAKAEAQTDMIKGMLKGLLMSDRPVADRVNRLALDTLLRQTLIERGITIPFSYGVRTRQQPSFLFTSLSAEPEQLNTNGYKAALFPNNLVDTGNYLYVYFPNQKAFILDRLGFTFGASVVLILVILACFYIAISTIVQQKKLADIKNDFINNMTHEFKTPISTISLAVEMVQEQYGNTSRESVPEPDRLTRYMGIIRDETRRLGSHVEKVLQMALLDRGEIRLKLSQVNIHDVIERALNTIGLQIEQRQGEVDLDFEAENEIIEADDVHLTNIVYNLLDNAIKYSPDRLHITLQTRNLPDGISITVTDEGLGMTKEQTNRIFEKFYRVPTGNRHDVKGFGLGLSYVRKMVEEHNGQIRVESQPGKGSSFEVILPYKIVNA from the coding sequence ATGTCAAAACAACGGATACGATGGATTGTCGCGCTAATGACGGTAGGGTTGCTGGGCCTGGTTGGGCTGCAACTCTACTGGATTGCTAGTGCGTTACGACTCCAGCAGGAACAGTTTGCGTATAAAGTAACCGATGCGCTCCAGGAAGTTGTACGTACGCTGGAACGTCAGGAAATTCTGTACCAGACAAAACAACAGATTCATAGCCAGGAGCAGCAGGAGCGCCTGATGGCTATTGCCAAAAAAGACGAGAAAAAGACGCCTGCCAAAGCAGTTGAGTCAGCCCTGCCATCCCAACGGGAAAAACAGATTGCCAGCTCGTCGCGCTCCAGCTATACCAGTTCGCAGCCGGAGCGGCAGGTCAGTCAGCCCGCTACAGGCATAGCACCTGCCGGAGCTATGGTAGTACAGTCGGACGTACTGCATCCAACCGTTCGGCCCCTGACGACCGAGCAGATGATGATTGTTGAGGAGTTTTTCCGGCAGCAGGATGAGCTAATGGCGTTAGGCGACTGGCAGACCCGTTTGGCCCAGCAGCAGCAGTTTGACCGGTGGCTGGAGTACATCATGAACGATGAACTCCACCGGATCAACGAGCAGGTGGCGGCCAAATCGGCCAAACAGAAAGCCGATGCGCTGGCAACTAAAGAACGACTTCGACGTATCGCCCAGGCCAATAAAGCCCGGCGGAAAGATTCGATCGAGAAGGTATCAGCAGAGATGGCGGGCGTAAATAGACCCGCTAACATGAGCCAGGCCAAGGCCGAAGCACAGACGGATATGATCAAGGGTATGTTGAAAGGGCTGCTCATGTCCGATCGGCCCGTTGCAGACCGGGTCAATCGACTGGCCCTCGATACGTTACTCCGGCAGACGTTGATTGAGCGGGGTATTACAATTCCGTTCTCGTACGGTGTGCGGACGCGGCAACAGCCTAGTTTTCTGTTTACGTCGCTATCGGCGGAACCGGAACAACTAAATACCAACGGCTACAAGGCGGCCCTGTTCCCAAACAATCTGGTTGATACGGGTAACTACCTGTACGTGTATTTCCCGAACCAGAAGGCGTTTATTCTGGATCGGCTCGGTTTTACATTCGGGGCGTCGGTGGTGCTTATTCTGGTTATTCTGGCCTGTTTTTACATCGCGATCAGTACGATCGTGCAGCAGAAAAAGCTGGCCGATATCAAGAATGACTTCATCAACAATATGACCCACGAGTTCAAAACGCCGATTTCAACAATCTCGCTGGCCGTGGAAATGGTGCAGGAGCAATACGGTAATACGAGCCGGGAGTCCGTTCCGGAACCGGATCGATTAACGCGCTACATGGGGATTATCCGCGACGAAACCCGGCGACTGGGGTCGCACGTCGAAAAAGTCCTGCAAATGGCCCTATTGGATCGGGGCGAAATTCGCCTGAAATTGTCGCAGGTCAACATTCACGATGTTATCGAACGGGCGCTCAACACCATTGGCCTGCAGATTGAACAGCGGCAGGGCGAAGTGGATCTGGACTTTGAGGCCGAGAACGAAATCATTGAAGCCGACGATGTTCACCTGACCAACATCGTGTACAACCTGCTGGATAACGCTATCAAATATTCGCCGGACCGACTACACATTACGTTGCAGACCCGGAACCTGCCCGACGGCATTAGTATTACCGTGACTGACGAGGGACTGGGCATGACCAAGGAGCAAACGAACCGGATCTTTGAGAAATTCTATCGGGTGCCAACCGGTAACCGCCACGACGTAAAAGGCTTTGGACTCGGGTTGAGCTACGTCCGGAAAATGGTCGAAGAACACAATGGCCAGATTCGGGTAGAAAGCCAGCCCGGAAAAGGAAGCTCATTCGAAGTAATCTTACCATATAAAATTGTGAATGCGTGA
- a CDS encoding response regulator transcription factor, which produces MPTILLVEDDPNLGQLVEEYLEMKGYQTDRVTDGNQGLQQFMAKPYDLCIFDVMMPKKDGFTLAKEVRMSNRDVPIIFLTAKSMQEDTIQGFKVGGDDYVTKPFSMEELLLRIQAILRRYQRTSADGVVEPTTYQIGTFSFDYPHQLLTQTVTGEDPQTQKLTSKESELLKLLAQNLNQPVSRSFALKMVWGDDSYFNARSMDVYITKLRKYLKNDTAVQLVNVHGEGFKLIS; this is translated from the coding sequence ATGCCAACCATTCTACTCGTCGAGGACGACCCCAACCTGGGGCAATTAGTTGAGGAATATCTGGAAATGAAAGGCTACCAGACCGACCGCGTGACGGATGGGAACCAGGGGCTGCAGCAGTTTATGGCGAAGCCGTATGACCTCTGCATCTTCGACGTTATGATGCCTAAGAAAGACGGCTTTACGCTGGCGAAGGAGGTGCGCATGTCGAACCGGGATGTGCCCATCATTTTCCTGACGGCCAAGTCGATGCAGGAAGATACTATTCAGGGCTTCAAGGTGGGGGGCGATGATTACGTAACGAAACCATTCAGCATGGAAGAACTGCTGCTGCGGATTCAGGCCATCCTGCGTCGGTATCAGCGAACCTCTGCTGACGGCGTGGTGGAGCCCACTACGTATCAGATTGGAACATTCTCGTTCGATTACCCGCATCAGTTACTTACGCAGACGGTTACGGGCGAAGATCCGCAGACGCAGAAGCTGACCAGCAAGGAGTCTGAACTTTTGAAACTGCTGGCCCAGAACCTGAACCAGCCCGTCAGCCGGAGCTTTGCGCTCAAGATGGTCTGGGGCGATGATTCGTATTTCAACGCCCGTAGTATGGATGTTTACATCACGAAACTTCGGAAATACCTGAAGAACGACACCGCCGTTCAACTCGTAAATGTGCACGGTGAAGGGTTTAAACTGATTAGTTAA
- the hemB gene encoding porphobilinogen synthase, with protein sequence MNIIRRPRRNRQSAAIRDMVQETRLSVTDFILPVFIIDGQNVRTEVASMPGIHRWSLDLLLEEIQECMDLGVKSFDLFPNITESKKDKYATESYNPDGLYLNAIRVIKDRFPDALVMTDVAMDPYSSDGHDGIVENGKILNDPTLEVLGKMALAQAQAGADIVGPSDMMDGRVGYIRQVLDEGNFHDVAIMAYTAKYASAFYGPFRDALDSAPKFGDKKTYQMNPANSREAMIEAQLDFAEGADFLMVKPALAYLDIIKLLNDNFHLPITAYNVSGEYAMIKAAAQRGWLDGDRAMMETLLSIKRAGATSILTYFAKEAARLL encoded by the coding sequence ATGAATATTATTCGTCGTCCGCGCCGGAATCGTCAGTCGGCCGCCATTCGCGACATGGTGCAGGAAACGCGCCTGTCGGTTACTGATTTTATCCTGCCTGTGTTCATCATCGATGGGCAGAACGTACGTACTGAAGTTGCCTCTATGCCCGGTATTCACCGCTGGTCGCTGGATTTACTGCTGGAGGAAATTCAGGAATGTATGGATCTGGGCGTGAAGTCGTTCGACCTGTTTCCTAACATTACCGAATCGAAAAAAGACAAATACGCGACCGAGAGCTACAATCCCGATGGGCTGTACCTGAACGCCATCCGCGTCATCAAAGATCGTTTTCCGGACGCGTTAGTTATGACCGACGTAGCGATGGATCCCTATAGCTCCGACGGGCACGATGGTATTGTCGAGAATGGCAAAATTCTGAATGACCCGACGCTGGAGGTGTTGGGCAAGATGGCACTGGCGCAGGCACAGGCCGGAGCCGATATCGTTGGTCCGTCCGACATGATGGACGGCCGCGTGGGCTATATCCGGCAGGTACTGGATGAGGGAAATTTCCACGACGTAGCAATCATGGCCTACACCGCTAAATACGCTAGTGCGTTCTACGGTCCATTCCGCGACGCGCTGGATTCGGCACCCAAGTTTGGCGATAAGAAAACGTACCAGATGAACCCGGCCAACAGCCGCGAAGCCATGATCGAAGCTCAGCTCGATTTCGCCGAAGGTGCCGATTTTCTGATGGTAAAGCCTGCATTAGCGTACCTGGATATCATCAAATTACTGAACGATAATTTCCACCTGCCCATCACAGCCTATAACGTGAGTGGCGAGTATGCCATGATCAAAGCGGCCGCTCAACGGGGCTGGCTTGATGGCGACCGCGCCATGATGGAAACGTTACTATCCATTAAACGGGCCGGTGCTACGTCAATTCTAACGTACTTTGCGAAGGAAGCCGCCCGCCTTTTATGA
- a CDS encoding dihydroorotase has protein sequence MSKILIRNARLVNENQITETDVLIENGLIARIQAGLSDEGISQVIDARGQYLLPGVIDDQVHFREPGLTHKATIQSESRAAVAGGVTTFMEMPNTVPNALTQELLADKYEIAARTSMANYSFFMGASNDNLDEVLRTDPKSVCGIKVFMGSSTGNMLVDKEQVLEDLFRQSPMLVATHCEDEATIRANTERYRNLYGDSAPAAIHPLIRSEEACLLSSSLAVNLAKRHNARLHILHITTADELSLFRNDIPLSEKRITSEVCVHHLWFDSRDYLTLGNQIKCNPAIKAAHHKEALLTALLDDRLDIIATDHAPHTWSEKQQSYWQAPSGLPLVQHPLLLMLDFVAQGKLPIETVVRKMSHAPADCFQIDRRGYVREGYWADLVLVDTQQPTTVKKENILYQCGWSPLLGHTFGSTVTHTLVSGELVYQEGRFLADRAGERLAFSR, from the coding sequence ATGAGCAAAATTTTAATTCGCAACGCCCGCTTAGTTAACGAGAATCAGATTACCGAAACCGACGTTCTGATCGAAAACGGACTTATTGCCCGTATTCAGGCTGGATTATCGGACGAAGGTATTTCACAGGTAATCGACGCCAGAGGACAATACCTGTTACCCGGTGTTATCGATGATCAGGTCCATTTCCGGGAGCCGGGTCTGACCCATAAAGCTACCATTCAATCAGAGTCGCGGGCAGCTGTGGCGGGTGGGGTTACCACATTTATGGAAATGCCCAATACCGTACCCAACGCGCTGACACAGGAATTGCTGGCCGATAAGTACGAGATTGCGGCTCGGACATCGATGGCGAACTACTCCTTCTTTATGGGGGCGTCGAACGATAACCTCGATGAGGTGCTACGCACGGATCCGAAATCTGTCTGTGGCATCAAAGTCTTTATGGGCTCATCGACGGGCAACATGCTGGTCGATAAAGAGCAGGTGCTGGAAGACCTGTTCCGACAAAGTCCGATGCTTGTTGCGACCCACTGCGAAGACGAAGCAACGATTCGCGCCAATACGGAACGCTACCGGAATTTATACGGTGATTCGGCACCCGCAGCCATTCATCCCCTGATTCGATCGGAGGAGGCCTGTCTGCTGTCGTCGTCACTGGCGGTCAATCTGGCCAAGCGGCACAACGCCCGGCTGCACATTCTGCACATTACCACCGCCGACGAACTGTCGTTGTTCCGGAATGACATTCCGCTGTCGGAAAAACGGATCACATCCGAGGTATGCGTCCACCACCTGTGGTTCGACAGCCGGGACTACCTTACGTTAGGTAATCAGATCAAGTGCAATCCGGCGATCAAGGCTGCCCACCATAAGGAGGCTTTACTGACCGCGCTGCTCGACGACCGGCTGGACATTATCGCTACCGATCACGCACCCCATACCTGGTCCGAGAAACAGCAATCTTATTGGCAGGCTCCGTCTGGTCTGCCGCTGGTGCAGCACCCGTTGCTGCTGATGCTGGATTTTGTAGCGCAGGGAAAACTGCCGATCGAGACCGTTGTCCGGAAAATGAGCCACGCACCCGCCGACTGTTTCCAGATCGACCGGCGAGGCTACGTACGCGAAGGCTATTGGGCCGACCTAGTCCTGGTGGACACGCAGCAGCCAACAACCGTAAAAAAGGAGAATATCCTGTATCAGTGTGGCTGGTCGCCCCTGCTGGGCCATACCTTCGGCTCGACCGTAACGCACACGCTGGTGTCTGGTGAACTAGTCTATCAGGAGGGCCGTTTCTTGGCCGATCGGGCGGGAGAGCGGTTGGCGTTTTCCCGGTAG
- a CDS encoding helix-turn-helix domain-containing protein has product MNQSEIVDKLNELLNLPAETEIVEFKAAQNNFDFSKIGKYFSAISNEANLKDVREGWLVFGVENKNRTVVGSLYRSNRPDLDHLKGEIAQKTTNGITFIEIYEVTMPGGRVVMFQIPAAPRGLPVAWEEMVKNSAP; this is encoded by the coding sequence ATGAATCAGTCTGAGATAGTTGACAAGCTTAACGAGCTTCTTAATTTACCTGCAGAAACTGAGATTGTCGAATTCAAAGCTGCCCAGAATAATTTTGACTTCAGTAAGATAGGTAAATATTTTTCAGCTATCAGTAATGAAGCGAATTTGAAGGATGTTCGAGAAGGATGGCTGGTATTTGGTGTTGAGAATAAGAATAGAACCGTTGTTGGGTCTTTATACCGCTCGAATAGACCCGACTTAGACCATTTGAAGGGAGAAATAGCTCAAAAGACAACGAATGGTATAACTTTTATCGAAATATACGAAGTTACAATGCCAGGGGGTAGGGTAGTCATGTTCCAAATACCTGCAGCACCTCGTGGTTTACCAGTAGCTTGGGAAGAGATGGTGAAGAACAGTGCCCCTTAA
- a CDS encoding helix-turn-helix domain-containing protein, with product MAKTTRRVHDAQFKTKVVLETLKGHRTLAQLSSEFGIHPTQITQWKQQALEGLPTLFNGPANPSIPDHEREQIEAPLFQQIGQLKVENDYLKKKLRTS from the coding sequence ATGGCCAAAACAACTCGGCGTGTTCACGACGCCCAATTCAAGACCAAAGTGGTCTTGGAAACATTAAAGGGGCACAGAACACTGGCTCAACTCAGCAGCGAATTTGGCATTCATCCCACCCAAATTACCCAGTGGAAACAACAAGCCTTAGAGGGATTACCCACTCTGTTCAATGGGCCGGCAAATCCGTCAATTCCCGACCACGAACGGGAGCAGATCGAAGCCCCTTTGTTTCAACAAATCGGGCAACTCAAAGTCGAGAACGATTACCTCAAAAAAAAATTACGAACCAGTTAG
- a CDS encoding IS3 family transposase, with the protein MIDPTHDRLSISQQCDLLDIARASYYYQPLGESIANLALMARIDKLFTDRPELGVRRMQQELTTAEFPVNLKRVRRLMRLMSLEAIYPKPNLSKPAEGHQIYPYLLKDVAIEGANHVWSVVLP; encoded by the coding sequence TTGATCGATCCTACTCATGATCGGTTAAGTATTAGCCAACAGTGTGATTTACTGGACATCGCTCGCGCCAGCTACTACTATCAGCCCTTGGGTGAGTCAATAGCGAACCTGGCGTTAATGGCACGGATCGACAAACTCTTCACTGACCGGCCAGAGCTGGGCGTTCGCCGAATGCAGCAAGAACTAACCACAGCAGAATTTCCCGTAAACCTAAAACGTGTACGGCGGTTGATGCGGCTTATGAGCCTGGAAGCGATCTATCCTAAACCAAATTTATCAAAGCCTGCTGAAGGGCATCAAATTTACCCTTATCTATTAAAGGATGTGGCTATTGAAGGGGCTAACCATGTTTGGTCTGTAGTGCTCCCCTAA